The region GGACGGTTTTGAGGTCATGTCAATGGATGAAGCTGCCCAACATGGAGACTACTTTGTTACTGTGACAGGTAACAAGGACTGCATCCGCAAACCGCATTATCAAGCGATGAAAGATGGCGCTATTTTGGCAAATGCCGGTCACTTCGATGTTGAGATCAACATTAATGAATTAGAAGCGTTATCGACGTCTAAGCGCGTGGTACGTCAAAATATTGAGGAGTTCCGTATGGAGGACGGCAGAAACATCTATCTCCTAGCGGAAGGTCGCCTCGTTAATCTCGCCGCTGGAGACGGCCACCCTGCGGAGATTATGGATATGACTTTTGCCTTACAAGCGTTGGGCTTAGAATATGTGAATAAGCAATACGAAGCATTAAACAAAGAAGTCGTCAAAGTCCCACAAGAAATTGATGAACAGGTCGCCTCCTACAAACTGGACGCACTAGGCATTAAAATAGATTCTCTGACAAAAGAACAAGTATCCTATCTTGATTCTTGGAATGAGTAAAGAACGGTGTGACAATTTGTCAATATGAAGCGTATAAAGCTTGATATCGTCAATAAAAAGAGAAGAAAAAAAATCCTGCGCATCTTGCAGGATTTTTTTTTGTAGCTTAAAATAGAATCAACGTGGTGGATAGTGGTGGAATGTGGGGGAGATTGGTTGAGAAGTGGGGTGACACGCCATGTTCATGGGAGAATATCAACATGCTATTGACCAGAAAGGCAGATTAATCATTCCTGCTAAGTTCCGTGATGATCTAGGAGAGCGCTTTGTGGTCACCCGTGGACTGGATCAATGTTTATTCGTCTATCCCCAAACAGAATGGAAACAAATCGAGCAGAAGCTAAAATCTCTACCTTTCACCCGTTCTGATGCGAGAGCTTTTACCCGTTTCTTCTTCTCAGGAGCGACAGAATGTGAATTAGACAAACAGGGGCGGGCCAATATCGCCGCAAATTTACGTCAATATGCCAAACTCACCAAAGAATGTATCGTCATAGGAGTGAGTAACAGAGTAGAAATTTGGAGCAAGGACATTTGGGAAGAGTACTTTAGTCAATCAGAAGCATCATTTAATGAAATTGCAGAGAAAATTGTGGATTTTGATTTATAAACCAACGTCTATCTTCTAGCATAATAAGGGTACGCTAAGAAGGAACTTTGCAATGATACTAGGAGGATAGATGATATGTTTCATCACGTCACGGTTTTAAGAGAAGAAGCAGTAGAGGGGCTACATATTAACCCAGAGGGGGTCTACGTCGACTGTACGTTAGGCGGTGCCGGACACAGTGCACTTATCGCTTCTCAATTAACAACGGGTACCCTCATTGCTATAGACCAAGATGATCAAGCGTTAGCACATGCAGAAGAAGTATTAGCACCCGTGCTCAATCGTGTCAGGCTCATCAAGAGCAATTTCCGTCAGTTAAAAGACGTTTTAGCACAATTAGATATACCGCAAGTGAACGGGGTTTTGTACGACTTAGGCGTATCATCTCCTCAACTAGACGAGGTTGAAAGAGGCTTTAGTTATCAACATGATGCCCCCTTAGACATGCGGATGGATAAACAGCAAACGATGAGCGCGTACCAAGTGGTTAACGAGTGGACAGAGGAGGATATCGCTCGTGTCATTTATCAGTATGGCGAAGAGAAGTTCTCTCGTCGCATTGCCAGAAACATCGTTGAAACACGAAAACAACACCCTATTGAACGGACACATCAGCTTGTTGAAGTGATTAAGAAAAGCATACCGGCTGCAGCAAGACGGCAGGGTCCTCACCCGGCACGACGTACCTTTCAGGGAATACGTATTGCTGTTAATGATGAGTTACAAGCGTTTGAAGACTCCTTGCAGCAAGCAACTGACGTCCTAGCACCGTCAGGTCGTGTCAGTGTGATTACATTTCACAGTTTAGAGGATCGCATTTGCAAGCAATTCTTTCAAAAAATGAGTAAAGGTTGTGTTTGTCCACCGGGCTTCCCTCAGTGTGTATGTGGACAAACCCCCACGTTAAAAAATCTCACAAAGAAACCCAGACTTCCTTCAGAAGAAGAGTTAGAACATAACCCGCGTGCAAGATCTGCCAAATTGCGAGTAGCAGAAAAGATATAGCCGTCGTTCTTCCGTGTAAGAGAAATTTAGCGCTAAAGGCGACAACAGTTGTGGTAAAGGGGCGATAAGATGTACCAATATGGAAATGTTGCAACACAATATCAAAAGGAACATAAAAAACGTGTCAATCCTACACATCAAAAGCGTCCACAGACACAGCCTCATTCTTCTCCAAAAGGAATGACGACAGGGGAAAAAGTTCTATACTTGCTCACGGTCATCATCGTCGTCACGGTATCAAGCTTGTTACTCATGAGAAGTGCCACTATTTCTCAGTTGAGCTACGACATTCAAACGCTAGAAAGGGAAGTGGTCAATATTGAAGATCAAAACGCCGCCCTTTCTCTAGAGGTAGCCGAACTGAGTTCACCTGAACGAATTGAGAGAATTGCCAGGGAAGAATGGGGACTTAGCCTAACCGAGTCAACGGTGCGTATCTTACCAACGCCGCCTTTTACCAGCCAAGACAGACAAGCAGACGGCAAGAGGGAAGGAGAGTCGTGAGTATGGACAAACAAAAACGCAAGATGAACAAAAGAGGCCAGTTAATGGGAGCAATATTTTTATTGCTCTTTTTTTCTATGATCTATCGTTTTTATGTGCTTCAAGTGGTTGAAGCGTCTTATTTACAGGAGCAAGGGGAAAAGATGTATAGTCGTGAAAATGTGCTACCTGCTGAACGAGGCACAATATACGATCGGAACGGTAAAATGCTCGCTCATGAAGCGAAGGCTTATACTGTTATCGCGGTGCTAAGCGACAAAGCGCCTGAATATATTACGGATCCGCAGGAAGCTGCACAAGCCTTAGCCCCGCTTTTAGGGATGTCCGAAGAGAGACTTGCTTCCCTGATGACGAGGGAAGGGAATGAGTATCAAGTGGAGCTAAGACCAGGTGGATGGAAGGTCAATCGTGAGACAATGGAGGAAATAAATGATCTAGATATACCCGGCATTATTTTCCGAGAAGAGAACAAACGTGCTTATCCTAACCATAATTTTGCCTCACATGTAATAGGGTTTATCAACCGTGAAGGAGAATCTGTCATGGGGTTAGAGGCTCACCTCAATGATGAACTCAAAGGACAAGACGGGACGATTGAGTTTAAACAGGATAGAAATGGGAAACGGCTCCCTGATG is a window of Caldalkalibacillus salinus DNA encoding:
- the mraZ gene encoding division/cell wall cluster transcriptional repressor MraZ gives rise to the protein MFMGEYQHAIDQKGRLIIPAKFRDDLGERFVVTRGLDQCLFVYPQTEWKQIEQKLKSLPFTRSDARAFTRFFFSGATECELDKQGRANIAANLRQYAKLTKECIVIGVSNRVEIWSKDIWEEYFSQSEASFNEIAEKIVDFDL
- the rsmH gene encoding 16S rRNA (cytosine(1402)-N(4))-methyltransferase RsmH, with product MFHHVTVLREEAVEGLHINPEGVYVDCTLGGAGHSALIASQLTTGTLIAIDQDDQALAHAEEVLAPVLNRVRLIKSNFRQLKDVLAQLDIPQVNGVLYDLGVSSPQLDEVERGFSYQHDAPLDMRMDKQQTMSAYQVVNEWTEEDIARVIYQYGEEKFSRRIARNIVETRKQHPIERTHQLVEVIKKSIPAAARRQGPHPARRTFQGIRIAVNDELQAFEDSLQQATDVLAPSGRVSVITFHSLEDRICKQFFQKMSKGCVCPPGFPQCVCGQTPTLKNLTKKPRLPSEEELEHNPRARSAKLRVAEKI
- the ftsL gene encoding cell division protein FtsL, with protein sequence MYQYGNVATQYQKEHKKRVNPTHQKRPQTQPHSSPKGMTTGEKVLYLLTVIIVVTVSSLLLMRSATISQLSYDIQTLEREVVNIEDQNAALSLEVAELSSPERIERIAREEWGLSLTESTVRILPTPPFTSQDRQADGKREGES